In Phocoena phocoena chromosome 19, mPhoPho1.1, whole genome shotgun sequence, a genomic segment contains:
- the SYNGR2 gene encoding synaptogyrin-2 gives MESGAYGAAKAGGSFDLRRFLTQPQVVVRAVCLVFALIVFSCIFSEGYSNTHESRQQYCVFNRNEDACRFGSAIGVLAFLASAFFFVVDVYFPQISNATDRKYLVISDLLFSALWTFMWFVSFCFLANQWAATKPEYVLVGADSARAAIAFSFFSVFSWGVLASLAYQRYKAGVDDFIQNYVDPTLDPSTAYASYPGAPVDSYQQPPFTQNAETTEGYQPPPVY, from the exons ATGGAGAGCGGGGCCTACGGCGCGGCCAAGGCGGGCGGCTCCTTCGACCTGAGGCGCTTCCTGACGCAGCCGCAGGTGGTGGTGCGCGCCGTGTGCTTG GTCTTTGCCTTGATCGTGTTCTCGTGCATCTTCAGTGAGGGCTACAGCAACACCCACGAGTCCAGACAGCAGTACTGCGTGTTCAACCGCAACGAGGACGCGTGCCGCTTCGGCAGCGCCATCGGGGTGCTGGCCTTCCTGGCCTCGGCCTTCTTCTTCGTGGTCGACGTCTATTTCCCCCAGATCAGCAACGCCACTGACCGCAAGTACCTGGTCATCAGCGACCTGCTCTTCTCAG CTCTCTGGACCTTCATGTGGTTTGTTAGCTTCTGCTTCCTTGCCAATCAGTGGGCAGCCACCAAACCGGAATATGTGCTGGTGGGAGCCGACTCGGCCCGGGCGGCCATCGCCTTCagcttcttttctgtcttctcctgg GGCGTGCTGGCCTCCTTGGCCTACCAGCGCTACAAGGCCGGAGTGGACGACTTCATCCAGAACTACGTGGACCCCACTCTGGACCCCAGCACGGCCTACGCCTCCTACCCAGGCGCGCCTGTGGACAGCTACCAACAGCCGCCCTTCACCCAGAACGCCGAGACCACAGAGGGCTACCAGCCGCCCCCCGTGTACTGA